In Sphaerodactylus townsendi isolate TG3544 linkage group LG13, MPM_Stown_v2.3, whole genome shotgun sequence, one DNA window encodes the following:
- the UNG gene encoding uracil-DNA glycosylase isoform X2 yields the protein MIGQKTLLSFFAAGGNKRSRSPGETPEAFSPKRSKSETSSPTSPPLSPAQLERIRRNKEAALQRLAARASSVAPAEIGHSWRVSLTGEFSKPYFSQLMTFVAEERKRYTVFPPPHQVFTWTQMCDINDVKVVILGQDPYHGPNQAHGLCFSVQRPVPPPPSLENIYKELETDIEGFSHPGHGDLTGWAKQGVLLLNAVLTVRAHQANSHKEKGWEQFTDAVVSWLNKNLDGLVFMLWGAYAQKKGSAIDRKRHHVLQTVHPSPLSVYRGFFGCKHFSKTNELLRKSGTKPIDWRAL from the exons ATGATCGGACAGAAGACGCTGCTCTCCTTTTTCGCGGCAGGCGGCAATAAGCGGAGCCGCTCCCCGGGCGAGACCCCGGAG GCCTTCTCCCCCAAGAGGTCCAAGTCTGAGACTTCCTCCCCGACCTCTCCTCCTCTGAGCCCGGCGCAGCTGGAGCGGATCCGCAGGAACAAAGAGGCGGCGTTGCAGAGACTCGCTGCCCGCGCTAGCAGCGTTGCCCCCGCGGAAATCGGGCACAGCTGGAGGGTCTCGCTGACTGGCGAGTTCTCCAAACCCTACTTCTCCCAG CTCATGACCTTTGTTGCTGAGGAACGGAAACGTTACACagtcttcccacccccacatcaAGTTTTCACATGGACCCAGATGTGTGATATCAATGAT GTAAAAGTTGTCATCTTGGGCCAGGATCCATATCATGGGCCCAATCAGGCGCATGGCCTCTGCTTCAGCGTCCAGAGACCAGTGCCACCCCCACCCAG cctagaaaatatttacaaagaGCTTGAGACGGACATAGAAGGCTTTTCTCATCCTGGTCATGGAGACTTGACAGGGTGGGCCAAACAAG GAGTCCTTTTGCTCAATGCTGTCCTCACAGTCCGAGCGCACCAAGCCAACTCCCACAAGGAGAAGGGGTGGGAGCAGTTCACAGACGCAGTGGTGTCCTGGCTGAACAAAAATCTGGACGGGCTAGTCTTCATGCTTTGGGGAGCCTATGCTCAGAAGAAAGGCAGTGCTATTGACCGA AAACGTCACCATGTCTTGCAGACAGTCCACCCTTCGCCCCTCTCTGTGTACAGGGGCTTCTTCGGCTGTAAGCATTTCTCCAAAACGAATGAATTGCTGCGGAAATCTGGGACGAAGCCCATTGACTGGAGAGCGCTCTGA
- the UNG gene encoding uracil-DNA glycosylase isoform X1, with the protein MLVLVPLVAASAGAAAPLRPLPSSRLPHGRFLAAFQAFSPKRSKSETSSPTSPPLSPAQLERIRRNKEAALQRLAARASSVAPAEIGHSWRVSLTGEFSKPYFSQLMTFVAEERKRYTVFPPPHQVFTWTQMCDINDVKVVILGQDPYHGPNQAHGLCFSVQRPVPPPPSLENIYKELETDIEGFSHPGHGDLTGWAKQGVLLLNAVLTVRAHQANSHKEKGWEQFTDAVVSWLNKNLDGLVFMLWGAYAQKKGSAIDRKRHHVLQTVHPSPLSVYRGFFGCKHFSKTNELLRKSGTKPIDWRAL; encoded by the exons ATGCTTGTTTTGGTCCCGCTCGTGGCTGCTTCTGCGGGAGCTGCGGCCCCCCTCCGCCCGCTGCCCTCTTCCCGCCTGCCCCATGGACGCTTCCTTGCTGCTTTCCAGGCCTTCTCCCCCAAGAGGTCCAAGTCTGAGACTTCCTCCCCGACCTCTCCTCCTCTGAGCCCGGCGCAGCTGGAGCGGATCCGCAGGAACAAAGAGGCGGCGTTGCAGAGACTCGCTGCCCGCGCTAGCAGCGTTGCCCCCGCGGAAATCGGGCACAGCTGGAGGGTCTCGCTGACTGGCGAGTTCTCCAAACCCTACTTCTCCCAG CTCATGACCTTTGTTGCTGAGGAACGGAAACGTTACACagtcttcccacccccacatcaAGTTTTCACATGGACCCAGATGTGTGATATCAATGAT GTAAAAGTTGTCATCTTGGGCCAGGATCCATATCATGGGCCCAATCAGGCGCATGGCCTCTGCTTCAGCGTCCAGAGACCAGTGCCACCCCCACCCAG cctagaaaatatttacaaagaGCTTGAGACGGACATAGAAGGCTTTTCTCATCCTGGTCATGGAGACTTGACAGGGTGGGCCAAACAAG GAGTCCTTTTGCTCAATGCTGTCCTCACAGTCCGAGCGCACCAAGCCAACTCCCACAAGGAGAAGGGGTGGGAGCAGTTCACAGACGCAGTGGTGTCCTGGCTGAACAAAAATCTGGACGGGCTAGTCTTCATGCTTTGGGGAGCCTATGCTCAGAAGAAAGGCAGTGCTATTGACCGA AAACGTCACCATGTCTTGCAGACAGTCCACCCTTCGCCCCTCTCTGTGTACAGGGGCTTCTTCGGCTGTAAGCATTTCTCCAAAACGAATGAATTGCTGCGGAAATCTGGGACGAAGCCCATTGACTGGAGAGCGCTCTGA